The Siniperca chuatsi isolate FFG_IHB_CAS linkage group LG12, ASM2008510v1, whole genome shotgun sequence genome has a segment encoding these proteins:
- the LOC122885036 gene encoding collagen alpha-3(VI) chain-like — protein MYHLVDTGSNKRDIVFLLDGSDDSRNGLPAIREFIRRMVEELDIEEDKVRVAVVQYSDDTTVYFNLKTHRSKKAIIYAVRSLRHKGGRPRNTGAALQFVRDHVFTASSGSRRLEGVPQILFLLTGGKSNDDVSGAALNLKQIGVLSFAIGMKNTKQEELQKISFSSRFIFNLPVFGELLSIQPEIAAFVQAEIQIEPLTVVVELEESSQRDIVFLLDGSDDTRSGFPAMKSFVQRVIETLSIGENKDRVSVVQYSRDSQTHFSLNTYTEKQDVLAAVQLLNHKGGRPLNTGAALDYARNSAFAESSGSRHQEGVPQILILLSGGRSQDDVASAAAALKQDKVVSFCVGTRNADILEHQMIAHNPSYAFSVLRFDDIGSIHQQLVSFVKRVPRQQPRLKSQNGLVSADQTESIHCDIVFLLDSSDEMQNDFKAMLDFVERMVEKLNVDENKDHVSVVQYSREPSVEFFLNTYKTQQNVAGNVRILRHKGGRPRNTGAALQYIKDNVFIASSGSRYQQGVPQILVLLTAGRSSDDVRNALENLKEIGVMIFVVGTRNADILEIQSISQEASHAFFAADSSDLSGIEQQIFSAIKNSETPAIKPVSYDPNRRDIVFLLDGSDDSQRRFTDIKDFVQRIVVDLNIDANKDRVAVIQYSNTAEINFNLRHYSTEDDVLDAVRGLSHKGGHPHNIGAALQYVMDHVYTSDSGSRLLEGVPQILILLSGGRSGDDIRTPVRMLKEIGVISIAIGTTDADTLELQTISHEPNYALSINDYEELPTAKQDVFSLLREASHHVEQTAPTKGFGKM, from the exons ATGTATCACCTTGTTGACACAGGGAGCAATAAGAGGGACATAGTGTTTCTCCTTGATGGGTCGGATGACTCCAGAAATGGACTACCAGCTATTCGAGAGTTCATAAGAAGAATGGTAGAAGAGCTGGACATTGAAGAAGATAAGGTTCGAGTGGCCGTTGTACAGTATAGTGATGACACCACAGTTTACTTTAACTTAAAAACTCACAGATCCAAAAAGGCTATCATCTATGCTGTAAGAAGTCTTCGTCATAAAGGAGGAAGACCTCGGAACACTGGAGCTGCTCTACAGTTTGTGCGAGACCATGTTTTCACAGCTTCATCTGGGAGTAGACGCCTGGAGGGAGTCCCTCAGATTCTATTTTTACTGACTGGTGGCAAATCCAATGATGATGTTTCAGGAGCTGCGTTGAACCTAAAACAAATCGGTGTTCTGTCTTTTGCCATTGGAATGAAAAACACTAAACAGGAGGAGCTTCAAAAAATTTCCTTCTCCTCCAGATTTATTTTCAACCTTCCTGTCTTTGGTGAACTTTTGTCCATTCAGCCAGAGATAGCTGCATTTGTCCAGGCAGAAATACAAATTGAGCCTCTCACTGTTGTAG TTGAATTAGAAGAGTCCTCTCAAAGAGACATAGTGTTTCTATTGGATGGGTCAGATGACACACGGAGTGGCTTCCCAGCAATGAAAAGTTTTGTCCAAAGAGTGATAGAAACACTCAGTATTGGTGAGAACAAAGACCGTGTTTCTGTGGTCCAGTATAGCAGAGAttcacagacacatttcagtttgaacacctacacagaaaaacaagatgtTCTTGCTGCTGTCCAGCTGTTGAACCATAAAGGAGGCAGACCCCTCAACACTGGGGCAGCTCTTGACTATGCAAGGAATAGTGCTTTTGCTGAATCGTCTGGGAGTCGGCATCAAGAAGGTGTCCCTCAGATACTGATTCTGTTGAGTGGGGGAAGATCTCAAGATGATGTTGCAAGTGCCGCTGCAGCTCTAAAACAGGACAAAGTTGTTTCATTCTGTGTAGGTACAAGAAATGCAGACATACTCGAGCACCAAATGATTGCACATAATCCTTCTTATGCTTTCTCCGTGCTTCGGTTTGATGATATTGGGAGCATCCATCAACAACTTGTGTCATTTGTGAAAAGGGTGCCTCGACAGCAGCCAAGACTAAAATCGCAGAATGGTCTAG TTTCTGCAGATCAAACTGAATCCATTCACtgtgacattgtatttttacTGGATTCCTCGGATGAAATGCAAAATGACTTTAAGGCAATGCTTGACTTTGTTGAGAGAATGGTGGAGAAACTCAATGTGGATGAGAACAAAGATCATGTTTCTGTGGTGCAGTACAGCAGAGAACCTTCTGTTGAATTTTTTCTGAACACatataaaacacagcagaatgTTGCCGGCAATGTGCGAATTCTGAGGCATAAAGGAGGCAGACCCCGCAATACTGGTGCAGCCCTCCAGTACATCAAGGACAATGTTTTTATAGCCTCTTCTGGAAGTAGGTACCAACAGGGTGTCCCTCAGATTTTGGTTCTCTTAACTGCCGGACGGTCCAGTGATGATGTCAGAAATGCCTTAGAAAACTTGAAAGAAATTGGTGTGATGATATTTGTGGTGGGAACAAGGAATGCAGATATCCTTGAGATTCAGTCTATTTCACAGGAAGCCAGTCATGCTTTCTTTGCAGCAGACTCCAGTGATCTGTCAGGCATTGaacaacaaatattttctgCGATCAAGAACAGTGAAACCCCTGCTATCAAACCAGTATCATATG ATCCCAACAGAAGAGACATTGTTTTTTTGCTTGATGGTTCTGATGATTCTCAGCGAAGATTCACAGATATTAAAGACTTTGTGCAGAGAATAGTGGTGGACCTAAACATTGATGCAAACAAAGATCGCGTGGCTGTGATCCAGTACAGCAACACAGCAGAGATTAACTTTAACTTGAGACATTACTCAACAGAGGATGATGTTCTTGATGCAGTAAGAGGCCTAAGTCACAAAGGAGGTCATCCTCACAACATTGGAGCGGCTCTCCAGTATGTGATGGACCATGTATATACTTCTGACTCAGGAAGTAGACTCCTTGAGGGAGTTCCACAGATACTCATACTACTGAGTGGTGGAAGATCTGGAGATGACATCAGAACCCCAGTCAGAATGCTTAAAGAGATTGGTGTTATTTCAATTGCAATTGGAACAACTGATGCTGACACCCTAGAGCTACAGACAATATCTCATGAACCCAATTATGCGCTCTCTATTAATGATTATGAGGAGCTTCCTACTGCTAAGcaagatgtgttttcattgttaagAGAGGCTTCCCACCATGTAGAGCAAACTGCTCCCACAAAGGGTTTTGGTAAGATGTaa
- the LOC122885916 gene encoding collagen alpha-3(VI) chain-like — MGEENFEHIRQFLYSLTQALHQVGGDKFKFALVQYSNRPETEFQLNSYPTTQGVLAHIKAMSYRGGGTRTGLGLDFLIRTHLTTASGSRAVEGVAQVVVVLTDGRSQDDVAKPAQVLWLAGVEVFAVGVQDAVDSELREMASQPHDTHVFNVDSFLNLRDIIQDLVVGLCRAVTQSGGAPVANEAPVAGGGTAQDSADLVLLIDGSQNVGATNFPFVRDLVLRMIERLDVGRDTVRVALALYNANPEIKFYLNSYDSKSSVLEAVKGLAYSGGDESNLGAALEEVAESLLSQTAGGRADEGVPQMLVVISAAPSTDDTGAGDRALKRAGVITFGLAIADTATADLEAVATDNSFVLSAPDFRAVASMGDQLLPYINGVVQRTIIVQNEFTEVSVVGKRDIIFLVDSTMGSLVINSVREFIRKFVERMPIGPDEVQVGVAQFSNIPRLEMDLNSHGSREAVIASLGGFKPRPGQAINIGAALDFVRTNMLRPEKGSRIEQGVPQLLLLMTSKKSSDSVEEPAKALQRMGVLTLAAGSRAADEQELKQIAFADSVVFMMRDFRGLARSSREISDALSTLAGVVVMTEQPTEPVVEITTVQTQKVVRDIVFLVDGSNYIGSSNLPYVRDFIINVVNQLDVRPDRVQIGLLQFADHPKIEFYLNSYRSRQDVVNAISQLRLTGGSVLNTGAAMNYALANMFQPSAGSRRRQGVQQVLVLITGGPAQDEVKSVADKMALAGVLTFTVSSGQADDNLLKTVAFVPDLAYHETSFSNLPAMAELIMPKLITVVGHTDVTFPDESVVVPGAERDVAFLIDGTENVRADFAYIQDFIIKVIEPLDIGIDRVRISVVQHSERPTPSFYLNTYQTKDEVIRAVNTMTPAGGRSLNTGSALRFMKDTILSERHGSRAAQNVPQFLIVLTGGRSRDNVKEPAGALKTEGVVPFGVGVKDADPKQIEAISHNPSFAYNVKEFSELSTIPQRLNNYVTLTKEDLAVVLQQVERQLPGRDVVFLLDGSDGTRTGFPAMRDFVQRVVETLSVDDNKDRVSVVQYSRDPTVQFYLNTYATKRRDP; from the exons ATGGGAGAGGAGAACTTTGAGCATATCAGACAATTTCTGTACAGCTTGACACAAGCACTGCACCAGGTTGGAGGGGACAAGTTTAAATTTGCCCTTGTGCAGTACAGTAACAGGCCTGAAACTGAGTTCCAGCTCAACAGCTACCCAACAACACAGGGAGTCCTGGCACACATCAAGGCTATGTCTTACCGTGGTGGTGGCACCCGAACTGGCCTGGGCCTGGATTTCCTGATTCGTACACACTTGACCACTGCTTCGGGCAGCCGTGCTGTTGAAGGAGTGGcccaggtggtggtggtgctaaCAGACGGGCGCTCCCAGGATGATGTGGCCAAGCCAGCTCAGGTGCTGTGGCTGGCTGGCGTGGAGGTGTTTGCAGTTGGAGTTCAGGATGCAGTGGACTCGGAGCTCAGGGAGATGGCTAGCCAGCCCCATGACACTCATGTTTTCAATGTAGACTCTTTCCTGAACTTGCGGGATATAATCCAAGATTTAGTAGTGGGGCTTTGCAGAGCAGTGACCCAGTCAGGGGGGGCTCCAGTGGCAAACGAGGCCCCTGTGGCTGGAGGAGGGACAG CGCAAGATTCAGCTGACCTAGTACTCTTAATTGATGGATCACAGAACGTTGGAGCAACAAACTTCCCCTTTGTGCGTGATTTGGTTTTGAGAATGATTGAGCGCCTTGATGTGGGCAGGGACACTGTTCGGGTGGCCTTGGCCCTGTACAACGCCAACCCAGAGATAAAGTTCTATCTAAATAGCTATGACAGCAAATCATCAGTCCTGGAAGCTGTGAAGGGCCTCGCCTACTCAGGGGGCGACGAATCTAACCTGGGGGCTGCCTTGGAGGAAGTGGCCGAGAGCCTTTTGAGCCAAACAGCTGGGGGCAGGGCAGACGAGGGTGTGCCCCAGATGTTGGTGGTTATCAGTGCTGCGCCATCCACTGATGATACTGGTGCTGGTGACCGGGCCCTTAAGAGGGCTGGCGTTATCACATTTGGCCTGGCGATTGCTGACACTGCCACTGCAGATCTGGAAGCAGTTGCTACAGATAATAGTTTTGTCCTGTCAGCCCCTGATTTCAGAGCAGTGGCAAGCATGGGTGACCAGCTTCTCCCATACATTAACGGGGTGGTCCAGCGCACCATTATAGTTCAGAATGAGTTCACAGAAG tctcAGTAGTCGGAAAACGAGACATCATTTTCCTTGTCGACAGTACAATGGGTTCACTGGTCATCAACTCCGTGCGCGAATTCATCAGGAAGTTTGTCGAAAGGATGCCAATTGGTCCAGATGAAGTTCAAGTGGGTGTGGCCCAGTTCAGCAATATCCCTCGACTTGAGATGGATCTCAACTCCCATGGATCCAGGGAGGCAGTAATTGCTTCTTTGGGCGGTTTCAAACCAAGACCTGGACAGGCAATCAACATTGGAGCAGCCTTGGACTTTGTCCGGACGAATATGCTGCGACCAGAGAAGGGCAGTCGTATTGAACAGGGGGTACCCCAGCTTTTACTGCTGATGACCAGTAAAAAGTCCAGTGACAGTGTCGAAGAACCTGCTAAGGCCCTTCAGCGAATGGGCGTATTGACTCTAGCTGCAGGCTCCAGGGCTGCTGATGAGCAGGAGCTGAAACAGATTGCCTTTGCTGACAGTGTTGTGTTCATGATGAGGGACTTCCGTGGACTGGCCCGCAGCTCAAGGGAAATTAGTGATGCGCTCTCAACTCTAGCTGGGGTGGTGGTGATGACCGAACAACCGACTGAGCCAG TGGTCGAGATAACCACAGTGCAGACTCAAAAAGTGGTCCGAGACATTGTCTTCCTTGTGGATGGTTCAAACTACATTGGCAGCAGTAATTTACCATATGTGAGAGACTTCATTATCAACGTGGTCAACCAGTTGGATGTGCGTCCTGACAGGGTCCAGATTGGTCTCCTTCAGTTTGCTGACCATCCAAAAATTGAATTCTATCTGAACAGCTACCGCAGCAGGCAAGATGTTGTGAATGCAATCTCTCAACTCAGGCTGACTGGAGGCTCAGTTTTGAATACAGGAGCTGCCATGAATTATGCCCTTGCCAACATGTTCCAGCCATCAGCTGGGTCACGCAGGAGGCAGGGAGTCCAGCAGGTGTTGGTTCTGATCACAGGTGGCCCAGCCCAGGATGAGGTTAAAAGTGTAGCTGATAAAATGGCTCTGGCTGGTGTTTTGACCTTCACAGTCAGTTCTGGACAAGCAGATGACAACCtactgaaaacagttgcctttGTTCCAGATTTGGCTTACCATGAAACAAGCTTCTCTAATTTACCAGCTATGGCTGAACTAATAATGCCAAAGTTGATAACAGTGGTTGGCCATACAGATGTGACATTCCCTGATGAATCTG TTGTCGTCCCTGGAGCTGAAAGGGATGTTGCCTTCCTCATTGATGGCACAGAAAATGTTCGAGCAGATTTTGCCTACATCCAGGATTTTATCATTAAAGTAATTGAACCACTTGACATTGGGATTGACAGGGTACGAATTTCAGTGGTTCAACACAGCGAGAGGCCAACTCCAAGTTTCTACCTTAACACTTATCAAACCAAAGATGAAGTGATAAGAGCTGTCAACACAATGACACCGGCTGGTGGACGTAGTCTAAACACAGGATCTGCTCTAAGATTCATGAAGGACACCATCTTGTCTGAAAGGCATGGTAGTCGGGCTGCGCAAAATGTCCCTCAGTTTCTGATTGTTTTGACTGGAGGCAGGTCCAGGGATAATGTGAAGGAGCCTGCTGGTGCGCTGAAGACAGAGGGAGTCGTACCGTTTGGTGTTGGTGTCAAGGATGCAGACCCAAAGCAGATTGAAGCCATTTCACACAACCCTTCATTTGCCTACAATGTGAAGGAATTCAGTGAGCTTAGTACCATACCACAAAGGCTCAATAACTATGTGACTCTTACAAAGGAAGATCTGGCCGTAGTCCTACAGCAAG